In Neokomagataea tanensis, one genomic interval encodes:
- the rdgB gene encoding RdgB/HAM1 family non-canonical purine NTP pyrophosphatase produces MAEAQSTRILEKGAKIVLASHNAGKLREFSMLLAQTGITVLSAAELNLPEPDETAESFEGNAAIKALAAAQASGLPALADDSGFCVAALNGQPGIYSARWGGPEKDMHVAMNRVQAEAGDNPNRAASFVAVLCLAWPNGETRSVRGECHGHTVWPPRGEHGHGYDPMFVPEGETRTFAEMPESEKNTLSHRGKALARFLTECVEG; encoded by the coding sequence ATGGCTGAAGCGCAAAGCACACGCATCCTGGAAAAAGGTGCCAAAATCGTGCTTGCCAGTCACAACGCAGGCAAATTGCGTGAATTTTCAATGCTTCTGGCTCAAACGGGCATTACCGTCTTGTCAGCGGCAGAGCTCAACCTGCCCGAACCTGACGAAACCGCAGAGAGCTTTGAGGGCAATGCAGCGATAAAAGCTCTTGCTGCCGCGCAGGCATCCGGTTTGCCAGCTCTGGCAGACGATTCCGGCTTTTGTGTTGCAGCCCTTAACGGCCAGCCCGGGATCTATTCCGCGCGTTGGGGCGGACCGGAAAAAGACATGCATGTCGCCATGAACCGCGTGCAGGCCGAAGCAGGCGATAACCCTAATCGCGCAGCATCATTCGTCGCAGTTCTTTGCCTCGCCTGGCCTAACGGCGAAACACGCTCAGTTCGCGGTGAATGTCATGGGCACACTGTCTGGCCACCCCGGGGAGAACATGGCCACGGCTATGACCCAATGTTTGTACCAGAAGGCGAGACACGCACCTTCGCTGAAATGCCAGAAAGCGAGAAGAATACGCTGAGCCACCGCGGCAAAGCGCTTGCACGCTTTCTAACCGAGTGCGTCGAGGGCTAA
- the rph gene encoding ribonuclease PH, which yields MSNASNTPRPSGRAADENRPVTIELGFARHAEGSALIRVGGTEVLCTASIEDRVPPFLRNKGQGWITAEYGMLPRATHTRGNREAAKGKQSGRTQEIQRLIGRALRACVDLKKLGERTITLDCDVLNADGGTRCASITGAWVALAIALKKANLSKVLTAQVAAVSCGLTSSGAVLDLDYIEDSSAQADTNFVLTSKGGIVEIQGTAEESPFEEAEFFELLRLAKIGTGKLFDVQNLALENYNG from the coding sequence GTGAGCAACGCATCAAACACCCCCCGCCCTTCCGGTCGGGCTGCAGATGAGAACCGCCCCGTAACCATCGAACTTGGCTTCGCACGCCATGCTGAGGGCTCCGCTCTGATCCGCGTCGGTGGAACAGAAGTGTTGTGCACAGCCTCCATTGAAGACCGCGTCCCACCCTTCCTACGCAATAAAGGACAAGGCTGGATCACAGCGGAATACGGCATGCTGCCCCGCGCAACACACACGCGCGGTAACCGCGAAGCGGCCAAAGGCAAACAATCCGGCCGCACACAAGAAATTCAGCGCCTTATCGGCCGGGCATTACGGGCATGTGTAGATCTCAAAAAACTTGGTGAGCGTACCATTACGCTTGATTGCGATGTGCTTAACGCAGATGGCGGCACACGCTGCGCCTCCATCACCGGCGCGTGGGTTGCACTGGCTATTGCTCTGAAGAAAGCTAATCTTTCAAAGGTTTTGACCGCACAAGTCGCCGCTGTTTCATGCGGCCTTACCAGCTCCGGCGCGGTTCTGGACCTAGACTACATTGAGGATAGCAGCGCACAAGCTGACACAAATTTTGTCCTTACATCCAAGGGTGGGATTGTTGAAATCCAAGGCACCGCAGAAGAATCACCCTTCGAGGAAGCTGAATTCTTTGAACTCCTGCGCCTCGCAAAAATTGGCACAGGCAAGTTGTTTGACGTGCAAAACTTAGCACTGGAAAATTACAATGGCTGA
- the hrcA gene encoding heat-inducible transcriptional repressor HrcA has protein sequence MPGRNPPFLHASAAFPAGLGEREAAILREIVAEYVETGEPIGSRTLSQRLQPALSPATIRNAMADLARAGLLFSPHVSAGRLPTEKGVRLWVEGLVQFGSLTAEDQASIDQLLEINGRSYQEILSEVSSMLSGLSSGAGLVLAPKADAFLKHIEFVPLGNGRALVILVGADGQVENRIIELPAGLPPSALVEAGNYLTAHLGGVTLGTLQERIRTEMAANQHELDALTAGMIKSGLGTWDADAGTLFVRGQSKLLADVTELERLTTVRLLFEQLETQDTMLELLNIAASSDGVRIFIGSESGMFGMSGMSMIVAPARNEAQRIVGAIGVIGPTRLNYGRIVPVVDYTARLVGRLLG, from the coding sequence ATGCCCGGGCGTAACCCACCGTTTCTGCACGCGTCTGCGGCTTTTCCTGCCGGGTTGGGGGAGCGCGAAGCTGCCATTCTACGGGAAATCGTAGCGGAGTATGTGGAAACGGGAGAGCCTATTGGTAGCCGTACGCTCTCGCAGCGTTTGCAGCCCGCGCTTTCTCCTGCGACGATCCGAAACGCTATGGCGGACTTGGCCCGTGCTGGGTTGCTGTTTAGTCCCCATGTTTCTGCTGGGCGTTTGCCTACAGAAAAAGGGGTGCGTTTATGGGTCGAGGGGTTGGTTCAATTCGGTAGCCTTACAGCCGAGGACCAAGCGAGTATTGACCAGCTTTTGGAAATTAATGGTCGATCTTACCAAGAAATATTGTCCGAAGTGTCATCAATGCTGTCAGGACTGTCTTCAGGGGCGGGGTTGGTTTTGGCGCCGAAAGCGGATGCCTTTCTGAAACATATTGAATTTGTTCCGTTGGGAAATGGCCGGGCATTGGTCATTCTTGTTGGCGCCGATGGACAGGTTGAAAATCGCATCATTGAGCTCCCAGCAGGTTTGCCTCCTTCTGCCTTGGTAGAGGCCGGCAATTATCTGACGGCTCATTTGGGGGGTGTAACGCTAGGGACGCTTCAGGAGCGTATCCGTACGGAAATGGCTGCCAATCAGCACGAATTAGACGCTTTGACTGCAGGAATGATTAAAAGCGGGCTGGGTACGTGGGACGCCGACGCGGGAACCCTGTTCGTACGGGGGCAGAGTAAGCTCTTGGCAGATGTGACTGAACTGGAGCGTTTGACAACCGTCCGGTTGCTGTTTGAGCAACTGGAAACGCAGGATACAATGTTGGAACTGCTGAACATTGCAGCCTCGTCCGACGGTGTGCGTATTTTTATTGGAAGCGAAAGTGGGATGTTCGGCATGTCTGGCATGTCGATGATTGTCGCCCCTGCGAGAAATGAAGCGCAGCGGATTGTTGGGGCTATCGGGGTGATAGGACCGACGCGTCTGAATTACGGGCGGATTGTGCCGGTAGTGGATTATACCGCCCGTCTGGTCGGGCGCTTACTCGGGTAA